The Fibrobacter sp. UWB5 genome has a window encoding:
- a CDS encoding NAD(P)H-dependent oxidoreductase subunit E yields the protein MTQHIQGAVQFVSNNHLKFDGPSEAIPALPDPAQTFGHVHKAVPQPPTKEVLAKLDTPEIKERCADLLSRYPVGQGALLEVLWLVQGVFGWVPTEGIRWAANVCGCAPAHALGVATFYTMYNHAPKGKFLLQFCRNISCAIKGAQPLIKYVENKLGIKSGETTPDGMFTILQVECLGSCGNGPMMLVNDDFATDVVDGQLKMKRGTTLTEASIDRIIDWCKAHANNMPKHDVLGGVVKGHGGHPGAPGATAKPQVADYAPPSPVLNVKAEADENGATLTWKGAPEFTKLVVEKKNGSKWDVVGEPGVKDKAFVDAAGKAGDVYRMIATSGERTAKPSKEAVTTQKPATVEEAK from the coding sequence ATGACACAACATATTCAAGGTGCAGTTCAGTTTGTATCGAATAACCATTTGAAGTTCGACGGTCCGAGCGAAGCCATTCCGGCCCTTCCGGATCCGGCGCAGACCTTTGGCCACGTGCACAAGGCTGTCCCGCAGCCGCCGACCAAGGAAGTGCTCGCCAAGCTCGACACTCCTGAAATCAAGGAACGTTGCGCCGACTTGCTCAGCCGCTACCCGGTAGGCCAGGGTGCTCTGCTTGAAGTCCTTTGGCTGGTGCAGGGCGTGTTCGGCTGGGTTCCGACCGAAGGTATCCGTTGGGCAGCAAACGTCTGCGGTTGCGCTCCGGCACATGCTCTCGGCGTCGCTACTTTCTATACCATGTACAACCACGCTCCCAAGGGCAAGTTCCTGTTGCAGTTCTGCCGCAACATCAGCTGCGCTATCAAGGGAGCCCAGCCGCTGATCAAGTATGTCGAAAACAAGCTCGGCATCAAGAGCGGCGAAACCACTCCCGACGGTATGTTCACGATTCTTCAGGTGGAATGCCTGGGTAGCTGCGGCAATGGCCCCATGATGCTGGTGAACGACGACTTCGCCACCGACGTGGTTGACGGTCAGCTCAAGATGAAGCGCGGTACGACTCTTACCGAAGCAAGCATCGATCGCATTATCGATTGGTGCAAGGCTCACGCCAACAACATGCCGAAGCACGACGTGCTCGGCGGTGTGGTGAAGGGCCACGGCGGTCACCCCGGTGCTCCGGGCGCAACTGCCAAGCCGCAGGTTGCCGACTATGCTCCGCCTTCTCCGGTCTTGAACGTGAAGGCCGAAGCCGACGAAAATGGTGCCACCCTCACTTGGAAGGGCGCTCCGGAATTCACGAAGCTTGTTGTCGAAAAGAAGAACGGCTCCAAGTGGGATGTCGTTGGCGAACCCGGCGTAAAGGACAAGGCGTTTGTGGACGCTGCCGGTAAGGCTGGCGACGTGTACCGCATGATTGCCACTTCGGGCGAACGCACTGCAAAACCTTCCAAGGAAGCGGTTACCACCCAGAAGCCCGCGACCGTAGAGGAGGCTAAGTAA
- the nuoF gene encoding NADH-quinone oxidoreductase subunit NuoF: MAEVVKVCTGNFGKGAQDIEVYKKLGGYANISDRLFNMSQFEVIDYVQRSGLRGRGGAGFPTGMKWSFVPRNSGKPVYIVVNADEGEGGTFKDHFLMMEDPHRLIEGLIIAAWALGSRAAYIYCRGEFLPCIESLNKALNQAYAAGYLGENICGTKFSFDIFVHRGAGAYICGEETALINSLEGQKGQPRLKPPFPAVSGAWKSPTCVNNVETIMALPWIFQHEPEEYAKMGTPRAGGTKVFCISGDVKNPGVYEAPLGTPMMTMINEYAGGVVGGNLKAVLPGGSSCAPLNAGECAVATMDYECLASMKTMFGSGAMIVINDTHNMAELLNVLGNFYSHESCGQCTPCREGTGLLHRILNQIVEGKGHDGDVELMQSLSGGFGGVTICPLSISLGGPVSSYTAKFRADFDELIAKNPEHAKPRVQENYRPGIFW, from the coding sequence ATGGCTGAAGTAGTAAAAGTTTGTACAGGAAATTTTGGCAAGGGTGCCCAGGACATTGAAGTCTACAAGAAACTGGGCGGCTACGCAAACATTTCGGATCGCTTGTTCAACATGAGCCAGTTCGAAGTGATTGACTACGTGCAGCGTTCCGGTCTTCGCGGCCGTGGCGGTGCAGGCTTCCCGACTGGCATGAAGTGGAGCTTTGTTCCGCGCAATTCCGGCAAGCCCGTGTATATCGTAGTGAACGCTGACGAAGGCGAAGGCGGTACGTTCAAGGACCATTTCCTGATGATGGAAGATCCGCACCGCTTGATCGAAGGCTTGATTATTGCAGCCTGGGCTCTCGGTAGCCGCGCCGCATACATCTACTGCCGTGGCGAATTCCTGCCTTGCATCGAAAGCTTGAACAAGGCTTTGAACCAGGCATACGCCGCCGGTTACCTCGGCGAAAACATTTGCGGTACCAAGTTCAGTTTCGATATCTTTGTTCACCGTGGCGCAGGCGCCTACATTTGCGGTGAAGAAACTGCTTTGATCAACTCCCTCGAAGGTCAGAAGGGTCAGCCCCGCCTGAAGCCGCCTTTCCCGGCGGTGAGCGGTGCATGGAAGTCTCCGACTTGCGTGAACAACGTCGAAACCATTATGGCCCTCCCGTGGATTTTCCAGCATGAACCCGAAGAATACGCCAAGATGGGTACTCCCCGTGCAGGCGGTACCAAGGTGTTCTGCATCTCGGGTGACGTGAAGAATCCGGGCGTGTACGAAGCTCCGCTCGGCACCCCGATGATGACGATGATTAACGAATACGCCGGTGGCGTCGTGGGCGGAAACCTGAAGGCAGTGTTGCCGGGTGGTTCTTCTTGCGCTCCGCTGAACGCTGGCGAATGTGCCGTGGCCACCATGGACTATGAATGCCTCGCCTCCATGAAGACGATGTTCGGTTCGGGCGCCATGATCGTGATCAACGATACGCACAACATGGCTGAACTCCTGAACGTGCTCGGCAACTTCTACAGCCACGAATCTTGCGGCCAGTGCACTCCGTGCCGCGAAGGTACGGGCTTGTTGCACCGCATTCTGAACCAGATTGTGGAAGGCAAGGGCCACGACGGCGATGTGGAACTGATGCAGAGCCTGAGTGGTGGATTTGGCGGCGTGACGATTTGCCCGCTTTCCATTTCTCTCGGCGGCCCGGTGTCTAGCTACACCGCAAAGTTCAGAGCCGACTTCGACGAACTTATCGCAAAGAACCCCGAACATGCCAAACCGCGTGTTCAGGAAAACTATCGTCCTGGAATTTTCTGGTAA
- a CDS encoding 2Fe-2S iron-sulfur cluster-binding protein, with amino-acid sequence MSNFYNMPKLPTENSPKVEIFVDDKAVMVPGDTNLLEALKAVGIETPHVCYHPYLPVSGNCRQCLVEQEGPRGRMLVIACYTPVAPGMKIYTPASSARVKNARKATQEFMLVNHPLDCPICDKAGECTLQENYMEAGQNESRMRPEYGKNYHGNPEHQFIDAKGQVRGGKHVDLGPRVLLDEERCVQCDRCVRFMRSIAGSEQLQLAGRADHTYITTFPGEKLDHEYDLCVTDVCPVGAMTAKYFRFQKRVWLLSHTPTVSMDDSLGANIWLDHADGHIYRVMPRCNPEVNRSWLSNTSRLAFQNFDKNRLPAMGFHVIQEALAEVKKVGGKVALVAGGSCTNEDLAALRMLKDCLGDSAELFGGTFKKVGAPDGIAMSGDPLANRAGFKLLGIPDSNLDDLVKRASEFKVLLTVNADLFGEGGSAVSSLEKIPTRIAFTPFNDATANKATLAYGIRHWSEVQGTMVNSLNILQKLSACPVCPDEKLRPAYDVLSELAGNKFESAFDAFKKAGEYASVLAGLSYDTIKNTGKLLEGGNA; translated from the coding sequence ATGAGTAACTTCTACAACATGCCGAAACTCCCGACCGAGAATAGCCCGAAGGTGGAAATCTTCGTGGACGACAAGGCGGTGATGGTTCCTGGCGATACGAACCTCCTCGAAGCCCTCAAGGCTGTCGGGATTGAAACTCCCCACGTATGTTACCACCCGTATTTGCCGGTGTCTGGTAACTGCCGCCAGTGCCTGGTGGAACAAGAAGGCCCCCGCGGTCGCATGCTGGTGATTGCCTGCTATACGCCGGTGGCTCCGGGTATGAAGATCTACACGCCGGCATCCAGCGCCCGTGTGAAGAACGCCCGCAAGGCAACCCAGGAATTCATGCTGGTGAACCACCCGCTCGATTGCCCGATTTGCGACAAGGCCGGTGAATGTACCCTGCAAGAAAACTACATGGAAGCGGGCCAGAACGAATCCCGCATGCGTCCTGAATACGGCAAGAACTATCACGGCAATCCGGAACATCAGTTTATTGATGCCAAGGGTCAGGTGCGTGGCGGTAAGCATGTGGACCTCGGTCCCCGTGTTTTGCTCGACGAAGAACGCTGCGTGCAGTGCGACCGTTGCGTGCGCTTTATGCGTAGCATCGCCGGTTCCGAACAGCTGCAGCTTGCTGGCCGTGCCGACCATACTTACATTACGACCTTCCCGGGCGAAAAGCTGGACCACGAATACGACTTGTGCGTCACGGACGTTTGCCCGGTGGGTGCCATGACCGCGAAGTACTTCCGTTTCCAGAAGCGCGTCTGGCTTTTGAGCCACACGCCGACGGTTTCGATGGACGACTCTCTCGGTGCAAACATCTGGCTTGATCACGCCGACGGTCACATTTACCGCGTGATGCCGCGTTGCAACCCCGAAGTGAACCGCAGCTGGCTTTCGAACACCAGCCGCCTCGCTTTCCAGAACTTTGACAAGAACCGCTTGCCGGCTATGGGCTTCCACGTGATTCAGGAAGCTCTCGCCGAAGTCAAGAAGGTCGGGGGCAAGGTCGCCCTCGTCGCCGGTGGCTCTTGCACGAACGAAGATCTCGCCGCGCTCCGCATGCTCAAGGATTGCCTGGGCGACTCCGCCGAACTTTTCGGCGGCACCTTCAAGAAGGTGGGTGCCCCCGACGGTATCGCCATGAGTGGCGACCCGCTCGCTAACCGCGCCGGATTCAAGCTGCTCGGCATTCCTGACAGCAACCTCGACGATCTCGTGAAGCGCGCTTCTGAATTCAAGGTGCTCTTGACGGTGAATGCAGATCTCTTTGGCGAAGGTGGCTCTGCCGTTTCTTCTCTCGAAAAGATTCCGACCCGCATCGCTTTCACTCCGTTCAACGACGCTACCGCCAACAAGGCTACGCTCGCTTATGGTATTCGCCATTGGAGCGAAGTCCAGGGCACTATGGTGAACAGCCTGAACATTCTTCAGAAGCTTTCTGCCTGCCCGGTTTGCCCCGATGAAAAACTTCGTCCGGCTTACGATGTTCTCTCCGAACTCGCCGGCAACAAGTTCGAAAGCGCATTCGACGCCTTCAAGAAGGCGGGCGAGTACGCAAGCGTGCTTGCAGGACTTTCTTACGATACCATCAAGAATACAGGTAAGTTGCTCGAAGGAGGTAACGCCTAA
- a CDS encoding complex I subunit 1 family protein, protein MDIIESKTWVEWVITIAKFAFCFVPVLYILLLIPMERRGAGFMQDRQGPNRSYIKIPFFGKIRAFGYVQNMCDGTKLFFKEMFAPTGSKKFLYYVAPAIPFAIVFLSPCVIPWFGPMVFEWGGKVVRIAGPILDSEVGILLLFGFSSLSAYGAVLAGLSSRSKYSYLGSLRTTAMTISYEVCQGLSMMGLLVLAGSFSLTDIVTWQENHVWGIVAQPVAFFCFLIATIAETGRAPFDVAEGEPELVAGYHTEYGAMQFGLFYMGEYSHICISSLLVATLFLGGYSVPFVSTATIQTHMGGSLAILCWVLAFLGLAFLHMIYRYSRKLAVSKQSNKMEILQEYKLYKMIAWVVTAAFIAAGVCSWLYYNPEYSMVNGVVVNSLGAALGTAAIHLLVLLAKSVFFCWVWIWVRWTLPRFRYDHVMHLGWKIILNIAILNLVVTAVVAKLMGGN, encoded by the coding sequence ATGGATATCATCGAATCCAAAACCTGGGTGGAATGGGTCATTACCATTGCGAAGTTCGCCTTCTGCTTTGTTCCTGTCCTTTACATCCTGTTGTTGATTCCTATGGAACGCCGTGGCGCCGGCTTTATGCAGGATCGTCAGGGACCGAACCGTTCCTATATCAAGATCCCCTTCTTCGGTAAAATCCGCGCGTTCGGCTATGTGCAGAACATGTGCGACGGTACCAAGCTTTTCTTCAAGGAAATGTTTGCTCCGACCGGTTCCAAGAAGTTCCTCTACTACGTGGCTCCGGCAATCCCGTTTGCCATCGTGTTCTTAAGCCCGTGTGTGATTCCGTGGTTTGGCCCGATGGTCTTTGAATGGGGTGGCAAGGTGGTCCGCATTGCAGGTCCGATTCTCGATTCCGAAGTGGGCATCCTGTTGCTCTTCGGTTTCAGCTCGCTTTCTGCTTACGGTGCCGTTCTCGCAGGCCTTAGCTCCCGTTCCAAGTACAGCTACCTCGGCTCTCTGCGTACGACTGCAATGACGATCAGCTACGAAGTCTGCCAGGGCCTTTCCATGATGGGTCTCCTGGTGCTCGCAGGTTCCTTCAGCCTTACCGATATCGTGACTTGGCAAGAAAACCATGTGTGGGGCATTGTCGCTCAGCCGGTGGCTTTCTTCTGCTTCTTGATTGCGACGATTGCCGAAACGGGCCGCGCTCCGTTCGACGTTGCCGAAGGTGAACCGGAACTCGTTGCCGGTTACCACACCGAATATGGCGCCATGCAGTTCGGCCTGTTCTACATGGGCGAATACTCCCACATCTGCATTAGCAGCCTTTTGGTGGCAACCCTCTTCTTGGGTGGCTACTCGGTTCCGTTTGTATCGACTGCAACCATTCAAACCCACATGGGTGGCTCCTTGGCCATTCTCTGCTGGGTGCTTGCATTCCTCGGTCTTGCATTCCTCCACATGATTTACCGTTACTCCCGTAAGCTTGCCGTTTCCAAGCAGAGCAACAAGATGGAAATCCTGCAGGAATACAAGCTCTACAAGATGATTGCATGGGTTGTTACCGCAGCCTTCATTGCCGCCGGCGTTTGCTCCTGGCTCTACTACAACCCGGAATACTCCATGGTTAACGGCGTTGTCGTGAATAGCCTGGGTGCCGCTCTCGGTACTGCCGCCATTCACCTGCTGGTGCTCCTCGCCAAGAGCGTGTTCTTCTGCTGGGTGTGGATTTGGGTCCGCTGGACGCTGCCGCGCTTCCGCTATGACCACGTGATGCATCTCGGCTGGAAGATCATTTTGAATATCGCTATTTTGAACCTCGTCGTGACCGCCGTGGTCGCGAAACTGATGGGAGGTAACTAA
- a CDS encoding NADH-quinone oxidoreductase subunit I translates to MARVIKQRPMNWVERLYIFEAIRGLWTTLKHAARGLFRYEELPTISYPEGQPEVRRSYRAKHRLMLRADGTPRCVACGMCAAACPAHCIYIEATASDDPRIEKKVKRFDIDHLTCVFCGLCVEACPVDALRMDTKEIIFEHRTRDEFVATLETLTSWNPKDYPDDAQSQVAPGGTKNAEARKVWGMEVKN, encoded by the coding sequence ATGGCCCGCGTTATTAAGCAAAGACCCATGAACTGGGTAGAACGCCTCTACATTTTCGAGGCCATTCGCGGCTTGTGGACAACGCTCAAGCATGCGGCCCGCGGCCTGTTCCGCTACGAAGAACTTCCGACGATTTCCTATCCGGAAGGCCAGCCTGAGGTTCGCAGAAGCTACCGCGCCAAGCATCGTCTGATGCTCCGTGCTGATGGCACGCCCCGTTGCGTTGCCTGTGGCATGTGCGCTGCGGCCTGCCCTGCCCATTGTATTTATATCGAAGCGACCGCCAGTGACGATCCGCGCATCGAAAAGAAGGTCAAGCGCTTCGATATTGACCATTTGACTTGCGTGTTCTGCGGCCTTTGCGTTGAAGCCTGTCCGGTCGATGCGCTCCGTATGGATACCAAGGAAATCATCTTTGAACACCGCACCCGTGACGAATTCGTGGCAACCCTCGAAACTCTCACGAGTTGGAATCCGAAGGATTACCCCGATGACGCTCAGAGCCAAGTGGCTCCGGGTGGTACCAAGAATGCCGAGGCCCGCAAGGTCTGGGGAATGGAGGTTAAAAACTGA
- a CDS encoding NADH-quinone oxidoreductase subunit J, producing MLALIYFIILAVVAVGAALCVFLSKHPLYGGLSLVLTMLSLAGIYGLLGSPFIGVVQIMVYAGAIMMLLVFVISVLNAAKDNKTPMFDGVSIFVILGVLALAGLVGFALVLSPMGFDVTTLRGSVEMTSSNLFNTAQDGPGYFVLFEVLGLLLLSSMGAAVLMAKKRLGTDEAVAEEKEEK from the coding sequence ATGCTAGCCTTGATTTATTTTATCATTCTTGCCGTGGTTGCCGTGGGAGCCGCCCTCTGCGTGTTCCTTTCGAAGCATCCGCTTTACGGTGGTCTTTCTCTCGTTTTGACCATGCTTTCGCTCGCGGGCATTTACGGCCTGCTGGGTAGCCCTTTCATTGGGGTGGTGCAGATCATGGTCTATGCGGGTGCCATTATGATGCTCCTCGTGTTCGTGATTTCGGTCTTGAATGCGGCGAAGGACAACAAGACTCCCATGTTTGACGGTGTTTCGATATTTGTGATTCTCGGCGTGCTCGCGCTTGCCGGTCTCGTCGGCTTTGCCCTGGTGCTTTCGCCCATGGGTTTCGATGTCACCACACTCCGCGGCTCTGTCGAAATGACTTCTTCGAACCTGTTCAATACGGCCCAGGATGGTCCCGGTTACTTCGTGCTTTTCGAAGTGCTCGGCCTGTTGCTGCTTTCTTCGATGGGCGCTGCCGTGCTTATGGCTAAGAAGCGCCTGGGTACTGACGAAGCTGTCGCCGAAGAAAAGGAGGAAAAGTAA
- the nuoK gene encoding NADH-quinone oxidoreductase subunit NuoK yields the protein MELQPIYIQILALVLFTIGLITALARRNVFFVLMGVELALNAVNLSFVGFAKTLPADLSVAGQIVPLFSIAVAAAEACVGLALVILIFRNRESVDSDNYSNMKG from the coding sequence ATGGAACTCCAACCGATTTATATTCAGATTCTCGCCTTGGTGCTCTTTACCATTGGCCTCATTACGGCTCTTGCTCGCCGTAACGTGTTCTTCGTGCTCATGGGTGTCGAACTCGCCCTGAACGCCGTGAACCTTTCTTTCGTGGGCTTTGCAAAGACGCTGCCTGCCGATTTGAGCGTGGCCGGCCAGATTGTGCCGCTGTTCTCGATCGCCGTTGCCGCTGCCGAAGCTTGCGTGGGCCTTGCACTCGTGATCCTCATTTTCCGCAACCGCGAAAGTGTCGATTCCGACAACTATTCTAACATGAAGGGGTAA
- the nuoL gene encoding NADH-quinone oxidoreductase subunit L yields the protein MTNLPLWFIPLFPLLGTILLATIALVSSGSKKGPSEGFVGALAVLFPVLSFLSVVLLAFGMPEEGVRQTLCNWIDIPMLKVDIGFLFDGLSRVMLLFVTGIGSLIALYSIGYMHGDRGFTRFFAYINLFLFSMVVLVLSDSLLLTFLGWEGVGLCSYLLIGFWNHDLNNCKAANKAFIVNRVGDIGFLLGMLCLATLGGSAILNYDALNKFIEMLIAGGHVDLAAPILMIAGLLFFVGCTGKSAQIPLLTWLPDAMAGPTPVSALIHAATMVTSGVYLLARLSRMFSVIPEALVIILIVGMLTAFWAAVAGLFQNDIKKVLAYSTISQLGYMFMAAGAFAFDASIFHVFTHAFFKAALFLGAGAVIHSLAGEQDMRRMGGLIKKTPITACVMIFSFLAIIGFPGFAGFWSKDLILERIYTNAPYGEFFYGAGLLTAVITAVYMGRLIIMTFFGEYRGSKESEEHIHEAPASMLIPMVVLAFGAVFAGYLWADSMGIKFFEHTLAPVVGDAQNYLLGKLDVVHVNPMTFACFGTAAAVLGMIIAYVVYGLKRQPRLHAKWGSAPEGFKADWTFFFDYIHEIFIVMTKVAAFVVDMIVDKILQGIQWTVGSIVEIVGDGVSSFQVRKVRVQLTLSLVGVVALVAVVLLTGGLF from the coding sequence ATGACAAATTTACCGCTTTGGTTTATACCTCTTTTCCCGCTCCTGGGAACAATCCTGCTTGCAACGATTGCCCTTGTTTCTTCGGGTAGCAAGAAGGGTCCTTCCGAAGGTTTCGTGGGCGCCCTCGCGGTGCTTTTCCCGGTGCTTTCGTTCTTGAGTGTTGTGCTGCTCGCTTTCGGTATGCCTGAAGAAGGTGTCCGTCAGACGCTCTGCAACTGGATTGATATCCCGATGCTCAAGGTCGATATCGGATTCCTATTCGACGGTCTTTCCCGCGTGATGCTCCTGTTTGTCACGGGCATCGGTTCGCTCATCGCTCTCTACTCGATCGGTTACATGCATGGCGACCGCGGCTTTACCCGCTTCTTTGCCTACATCAACCTGTTCCTGTTCAGCATGGTCGTGCTCGTGCTTTCCGACAGCTTGCTCCTGACCTTCCTCGGTTGGGAAGGCGTGGGTCTCTGCTCTTACTTGCTTATCGGTTTCTGGAACCACGACTTGAACAATTGCAAGGCTGCAAACAAGGCCTTCATTGTGAACCGCGTGGGCGATATCGGGTTCCTGCTCGGCATGCTTTGCTTGGCAACCTTGGGCGGCTCCGCTATCCTCAATTACGATGCGTTGAACAAGTTCATCGAAATGCTGATTGCCGGTGGCCATGTGGATCTTGCCGCTCCGATCTTGATGATTGCGGGCCTCTTGTTCTTCGTGGGTTGCACGGGTAAGTCTGCTCAGATTCCGCTTCTCACCTGGTTACCCGATGCCATGGCCGGTCCGACTCCCGTGTCGGCCCTTATCCATGCTGCTACCATGGTGACCTCGGGCGTTTACCTGCTTGCACGCCTCAGTCGCATGTTCTCGGTGATTCCCGAAGCTCTCGTGATTATCTTGATTGTGGGTATGCTGACAGCCTTCTGGGCTGCTGTTGCAGGTCTCTTCCAGAACGACATCAAGAAGGTGCTTGCCTACTCGACGATTTCTCAGCTCGGTTACATGTTCATGGCCGCAGGCGCTTTCGCTTTCGACGCTTCTATCTTCCACGTGTTCACCCACGCCTTCTTCAAGGCCGCCCTCTTCCTGGGGGCCGGTGCCGTGATTCACTCCCTTGCGGGTGAACAGGATATGCGTCGCATGGGTGGCCTTATCAAGAAGACTCCGATTACCGCTTGCGTGATGATCTTCTCGTTCCTCGCCATTATCGGTTTCCCGGGCTTTGCAGGTTTCTGGTCCAAGGACCTGATTCTTGAACGCATTTACACGAACGCCCCGTATGGTGAATTCTTCTACGGTGCGGGTCTTCTCACGGCTGTGATTACGGCGGTCTATATGGGTCGCTTGATTATCATGACGTTCTTTGGCGAATACCGCGGTTCCAAGGAAAGCGAAGAACACATTCACGAGGCTCCGGCCAGCATGTTGATCCCGATGGTGGTGCTTGCTTTCGGTGCCGTGTTCGCTGGTTACCTGTGGGCCGACTCCATGGGAATCAAGTTCTTCGAACATACGCTTGCGCCGGTGGTGGGCGATGCCCAGAATTACCTGCTCGGCAAGCTTGATGTTGTCCACGTGAACCCGATGACCTTTGCCTGCTTCGGTACGGCTGCCGCAGTGCTCGGTATGATTATCGCTTACGTCGTTTACGGTCTTAAGCGCCAGCCGCGCTTGCATGCCAAGTGGGGTAGCGCTCCCGAAGGCTTCAAGGCCGATTGGACGTTCTTCTTTGACTATATCCACGAAATTTTCATTGTCATGACGAAGGTTGCCGCTTTTGTCGTTGACATGATTGTCGATAAGATCCTGCAGGGAATCCAATGGACCGTCGGTTCCATTGTCGAAATCGTGGGCGATGGAGTGAGCTCCTTCCAGGTGCGCAAGGTGCGTGTGCAGCTTACGCTTAGCTTGGTGGGTGTCGTTGCACTGGTCGCTGTTGTTCTTTTGACCGGAGGTTTGTTCTAA
- a CDS encoding NuoM family protein: MLLHLLVLAPFAAAILMMATSKEDPKSSSRLAFLFGFTFVALSISLIAAGNQATEAIEWFRIPGAKGPVYYYLYSHGLGAWMVFLSTGLSLVALITGRNTFENNYRNFAIAIFALMGAMNGTFLAADAVLFFFFFEAMVFPAAVLIAGFGGAERKKAAMTFAIYTLVGSAPMMVALWYLLTVADNSLVLSLAVAIQNLEPSMQVTLLVCFLLAFLVKTPLFPFHGWQAITYAEAPAPLSAILTGAMSKAGVFGFIAWILPIFPLSMEIVDSMLWLGLFTAIYGSLMALRATDGKKLLAYSSMGHLGLAVAGVFSLSESMLPAVLVLLVAHGLSAGAQFYLMGIAERFAGTRNIEQLGGLSARNPVFSSLFGFVAVLSLAVPGTAGFVGEFTVLMSLWDMGPLPALAAGLCLILSAAYVLRFVQKVIFGKPARDYEDGKRMTALEGSSIGIMGALLLVFGMHPAFITNALQLFDETAVQEMNKVTHQSDVATDATVEASADSLGDAVVDENIAAVAQPMTEDDLRQLDSNLKANGFTDEERASLIAQLKSMSESDVADAENATESNEATVNEEASKHE, encoded by the coding sequence ATGCTTTTACATCTCCTCGTCTTAGCTCCTTTTGCCGCTGCCATTCTGATGATGGCAACCTCTAAGGAAGATCCCAAGTCTTCTTCTAGACTGGCCTTCTTGTTCGGCTTTACCTTCGTCGCTTTGTCGATTTCCTTGATTGCCGCGGGCAACCAGGCGACCGAAGCCATCGAATGGTTCCGTATTCCGGGTGCGAAGGGCCCCGTTTACTACTACCTGTATAGCCATGGTCTTGGCGCCTGGATGGTGTTCCTTTCTACGGGGCTTTCCCTAGTCGCCTTGATTACGGGCCGCAACACCTTCGAAAACAACTACCGCAACTTTGCAATAGCCATCTTTGCGTTGATGGGTGCCATGAACGGAACCTTCCTCGCTGCCGATGCGGTGCTGTTCTTCTTCTTCTTTGAAGCGATGGTGTTCCCCGCAGCAGTGCTTATCGCCGGTTTCGGTGGCGCTGAACGCAAGAAGGCCGCCATGACGTTTGCGATTTACACCTTGGTGGGTTCTGCCCCGATGATGGTTGCCCTTTGGTACCTGCTCACGGTTGCTGACAATTCCCTGGTGCTTTCGTTGGCGGTGGCAATCCAGAATCTGGAACCCTCGATGCAGGTGACGCTCCTGGTTTGCTTCTTGCTCGCCTTCTTGGTGAAGACTCCGTTGTTCCCGTTCCACGGCTGGCAGGCGATTACTTACGCCGAAGCTCCGGCTCCGCTTTCGGCTATCCTTACGGGTGCCATGAGTAAGGCTGGCGTGTTCGGATTCATCGCCTGGATTCTTCCGATTTTCCCGCTTTCGATGGAAATTGTCGATAGCATGTTGTGGCTCGGCCTGTTCACGGCGATTTACGGATCGCTCATGGCTCTCCGCGCTACCGACGGCAAGAAACTTTTGGCTTACAGCTCCATGGGTCACTTGGGCCTTGCGGTGGCGGGCGTGTTCAGCTTGTCTGAATCGATGCTCCCGGCCGTGCTCGTGCTCCTGGTCGCTCACGGTCTTAGCGCTGGTGCCCAGTTCTACCTGATGGGTATTGCAGAACGCTTTGCCGGCACTCGCAATATTGAGCAACTCGGCGGTCTTTCTGCCCGCAATCCGGTGTTCAGCTCCCTGTTCGGTTTTGTGGCTGTGCTTTCGCTTGCAGTGCCTGGTACTGCCGGATTTGTGGGTGAATTCACGGTGCTCATGTCCTTGTGGGATATGGGCCCGCTTCCGGCCCTTGCCGCAGGTCTTTGCCTGATTCTCTCGGCTGCCTACGTGCTTCGCTTTGTGCAGAAGGTTATCTTCGGTAAGCCGGCTCGCGACTACGAAGACGGCAAGCGCATGACCGCTCTCGAAGGCTCTTCGATCGGTATCATGGGCGCTCTCCTGTTGGTGTTCGGTATGCATCCGGCATTCATCACCAACGCTCTGCAGCTTTTCGATGAAACTGCCGTGCAAGAAATGAACAAGGTGACGCACCAGTCCGATGTTGCCACCGATGCAACCGTCGAAGCTTCTGCCGATTCTCTTGGGGATGCCGTGGTTGACGAAAATATCGCTGCCGTGGCTCAGCCCATGACCGAAGACGATTTGCGTCAGCTGGATTCCAACTTGAAGGCAAACGGCTTTACCGACGAAGAACGCGCTTCGCTGATCGCTCAGCTCAAGTCCATGAGCGAATCCGATGTCGCCGATGCGGAAAACGCAACTGAATCTAACGAGGCCACAGTAAACGAGGAGGCTTCTAAACATGAGTAA